A genomic window from Silene latifolia isolate original U9 population chromosome Y, ASM4854445v1, whole genome shotgun sequence includes:
- the LOC141633752 gene encoding putative peptide/nitrate transporter At3g43790, producing MEEYNAHKQKELFLYPQIDKIFGPVMIVRLCGMLSIPLLQCYPFVALLSGLSLDVVLNSAYVIKNVISTGIRTNSFILRNRAVIKINKEQLATSP from the exons ATGGAAGAGTATAATGCTCATAAACAAAAAGAG CTCTTCTTGTATCCACAAATTGACAAAATCTTTGGACCAGTTATGATTGTTCGATTATGTGGG ATGTTATCCATACCTTTGTTACAATGCTACCCTTTCGTAGCATTACTGTCAGGGTTAAGTCTCGATGTGGTGTTAAATAGCGCCTATGTGATAAAAAATGTTATATCG ACAGGTATTAGAACTAACTCATTTATTCTGCGAAACCGAGCTGTG ATCAAGATCAACAAGGAGCAGCTAGCGACATCTCCATGA